One Deltaproteobacteria bacterium DNA segment encodes these proteins:
- a CDS encoding SDR family oxidoreductase, translated as MSPNRIGSPVGQQDVPENRFVKNLAGRRGVPMDIAKAVVFMVSDESEFIYAIDLPVDGGALAILD; from the coding sequence GTGTCGCCGAACCGGATCGGCTCGCCGGTCGGTCAACAGGATGTGCCGGAAAACCGTTTCGTAAAAAATCTCGCCGGCCGGCGCGGCGTGCCGATGGACATCGCCAAAGCCGTCGTCTTCATGGTTTCGGACGAATCGGAATTCATTTATGCGATCGACTTGCCGGTGGACGGCGGCGCCCTCGCGATCCTCGATTAG
- a CDS encoding response regulator transcription factor — protein MDQITTEKPTILVVDDNRGVLDFLILLLSKHEFCGIGASSGAQCLEIVREQPIDLIILDVMMPVMDGLQVCQERKKIAPEIPVILLTARDNMITRAAAMELGVSEFVAKPVNNRDLLNRVRTQLRSVEWEKANEQAFSKIVAPAAATKH, from the coding sequence ATGGATCAAATCACAACAGAAAAACCGACGATTCTGGTGGTCGACGACAACAGGGGCGTGCTCGATTTTCTGATTCTGTTGTTGTCGAAGCATGAATTTTGCGGCATCGGGGCTTCCAGCGGCGCGCAGTGTTTAGAAATCGTGCGCGAGCAGCCCATCGATCTGATCATCCTCGATGTCATGATGCCGGTGATGGACGGCCTGCAAGTCTGCCAGGAGCGGAAGAAGATCGCCCCCGAGATTCCGGTCATTCTTCTCACCGCTCGCGACAATATGATCACGCGCGCCGCAGCGATGGAGCTGGGCGTCAGCGAATTTGTCGCCAAGCCGGTCAATAATCGCGACTTGCTCAACCGCGTGCGCACTCAGCTACGCAGCGTCGAATGGGAGAAAGCCAACGAGCAGGCGTTCTCGAAGATCGTCGCCCCGGCCGCGGCCACCAAGCACTGA
- a CDS encoding TlpA family protein disulfide reductase has translation MKTLALVTRLIRRIPPFEKGGRGGIFLSAQGANPPQSPFFKGGKISKFRSAAATCAIATILQTNAIHAQHVHTPPPSVAPTIGSAAVPFELKTLDGKAAGLETFRGKPLVLNFFASWCDPCREEMPQLNEMAASAAGRYHLFGVAVEDTRAAMTEFVNEAKITFPVALDPNSTVKRRYRIFGPPATFFIDSQGVIRDVVLGPLTAERAKQALKKVGASR, from the coding sequence ATGAAGACATTAGCGCTCGTAACCCGCTTGATCCGGCGCATTCCCCCCTTTGAAAAAGGGGGGCGAGGGGGGATTTTTCTTTCCGCTCAAGGCGCAAATCCCCCTCAATCCCCCTTTTTCAAAGGGGGAAAAATCTCCAAATTTCGCAGCGCGGCAGCCACTTGCGCTATCGCAACGATTCTTCAAACGAACGCGATTCACGCCCAACACGTCCACACGCCACCACCAAGCGTCGCCCCCACCATCGGCTCCGCAGCGGTCCCATTCGAACTCAAGACGCTTGACGGCAAAGCCGCCGGTTTGGAAACATTTCGCGGCAAACCGCTGGTTCTCAACTTCTTCGCCAGTTGGTGCGACCCCTGCCGCGAAGAGATGCCCCAACTCAATGAAATGGCCGCTAGCGCCGCCGGTCGATATCACCTCTTTGGCGTCGCCGTGGAAGACACCCGCGCCGCGATGACGGAATTTGTCAATGAAGCCAAAATCACCTTTCCGGTGGCCCTCGATCCGAACAGCACGGTCAAGCGCCGTTATCGCATTTTCGGCCCGCCGGCGACGTTTTTTATCGATAGCCAAGGCGTGATTCGCGACGTGGTCCTCGGACCGCTCACAGCCGAGCGCGCCAAACAGGCCCTGAAGAAAGTCGGCGCCTCTCGTTAA